One Polaribacter sp. SA4-12 genomic window carries:
- a CDS encoding RrF2 family transcriptional regulator, which produces MLSKKTKYGIKALTYLARQENRTPVSIATISKSENISLKFLESILLTLRKNGLLGSKKGKGGGYYLLKEPSDIQMTAVMRILEGPISMIPCVSLNFYEKCDDCPDENACAVHKLMAQLRDSSLKIFRNTTLSDLCNC; this is translated from the coding sequence ATGCTTTCAAAGAAAACAAAATACGGTATTAAAGCGCTTACATATTTAGCAAGACAAGAGAACAGAACTCCTGTTTCTATTGCTACTATATCTAAAAGTGAAAATATTTCTTTAAAATTTTTAGAAAGTATTCTATTAACACTTCGTAAAAATGGTTTATTAGGATCAAAAAAAGGAAAAGGTGGTGGTTACTATCTTTTAAAAGAACCTAGTGACATTCAAATGACTGCAGTAATGAGAATCCTAGAAGGTCCAATTTCTATGATTCCTTGTGTGAGTTTAAATTTTTATGAAAAATGTGATGATTGCCCAGATGAAAACGCTTGTGCTGTTCATAAATTAATGGCTCAATTACGAGATAGTTCATTAAAAATCTTTAGAAACACTACGCTTTCAGATTTGTGTAATTGCTAA